The window ATTATCCTGGTGGGGAGCCTCCCCTAAAAGCTTGAAACACCGAGAAGTTTTGTCGGAGAAAATTCTTTAATTGTGTGTGCGTGATGTGTTGTCCATCATATGTGCCTTCAATTGTAATGAATGACCTAGTTAAGCTCGGCCAGGTCTCAAGGCACCATACCTTGATGAACTAAGCAATTCCTCGTCAACGATTCCATTCATGCTGGTGTCTTTGATGATTACGGGATCTGTACAGCTCCTAGTGGGATTAATCAGCTGAATAATGCAATAACCTGGCCAGTAGTGGCCTCGGCAAAAGGCAATCCAAGCACTCAGATAATGGCCATCCCTTTTCCTTTGTTGGACAGTTAGAAAGAGGGCATGCAACATGGATCAAGGTCAAACGAGCTAGCACAAGGGGCGGACAAAGGGGGAGCGAAATGCCACAAATTTTGATGGATGGATGCTGATCCATGAAAGGGAGATGGAACAAATAATGTGAAGGAACAAATAATGTAAGGAGAGATAGTGAAGGTCCTTTTTACATCAGCGACCTTAATAAGTTTGTAAGAATGGACTTAGTtgccttattttttttatttttcgaggGGACCTCAGTGGCTAATTTTGTTTTCAGGAAAAAAAATTGAGTGAAATATTGTTTTCAGGAATGAAAGTAGTCGTTGGATGAGCTGATCCGCGGGCCCATCATGCCGTGGGCTCATAAGGTGGGCCATGACCATACCATGGTGGCCCACACCAAGATGGGCGAGGCCGGCCCGGAAACCTCGAAGAGGCAGGCTTCCCATCATTTCCTCTCAACAAAAAAAAAAGTATTTCCGAGAGAAGAATCGGGAGAAGTGACCGATGGAGAaagacacggcggcggcggcgacgagggtcTGCCGGCGGTGCAAAGCGAAGTACTCGCCGTCGGGAAACACGCCGCAGTCCTGCAGGTTCCACCCCTCATACTTCGTCTGCCGCCGCCACGACGACCAGAAGAGGTAGCCACTCCGATCCCCACTCTTCCATCACCAATCCGCTAGATCGGCCTGGCGATTGACCACGGCGACGGCTGTGCAGGTACTACGAGCTCAAGGAGGGCGACCCGCCGTACGCCGCCAAGTTCTACGACTGCTGCGGCGCCGAGGACCCCGCCACCGCAGGCTGCGCCACCGGATTCCACCTCTCCTACGACGACCCCGAGTGATTAGCCAACCAACTACTAGTACGCTTGCTTGTTCATCTCCTCTGAAGCAAACGCAGTGTTCTGTTACTTTGTACAATCAGCAGAGCAAACACCCTGTTAGTCATCTGGATTGTGTGTATAAATCAGGGTTCAGAATATAATCCGACCCTGTAGTATCAGTGTTCAGAATAAAATCGTCAGAATGAATTCTGGCTGCGAGCAATAATTCAGATAAGGAGCGTTTGCATTAATTCATAACAAATTTGCTTGTCTCCAGATGTCTGAAACCTGTAAGAAAATTCTCTAGTGAAGGAATTGCGTGTGTGCGCAGTATAGTGTGCCATGAATGAAAGGATAAAATCCTTTCCTTTTTTGTTTGACAACCTTTGCACAGACTAAATTCTGGCCGTCAGAAATCCTAGTCCTGTTTGAATAAACATGATGAATTGGATTCAGAGCTAAGAATGGGATGTGGCAAGAGagtttgtctgaagaagtttgaacCATGTATAATATTTTTGCAGTGAAAAGTCTGAACCCTATACATTGTTTCTCTAGTGAAGAAACTGCATTTGCGCCCAGTGTAGTCTATCGAATGAAAGAATCGAGCCTTGCTTTGTGTGTGCACTGGTTAATTCAGTCATTGACAAACACACTCCTGCAACAGGGGCCTTGGTGTGGCCCCTGGCATTAATTATTAATAACAAATCAACTTTACATATATCCAAACCCTAGTCTACAACACAATCCACAAATATGTACTGTATATGTGAACTATATGAGTACAATACTGTAACAACATTGATACATGGTAAAATCTGCACACTCAAATGATAGCAAATGGAGAACCAAAGCAAGCTAGTGAGTGGTCTCAGCTTCTGCGCCTTTTTCTCTTGTCCAGGAAGCCCAGGTTAGAACCACTTGCACATATACCCGGTCATACAAGCTGTCGCAAACCGAGTACCAATAAACTGTCCATTTTCTCTTGAACAGGAAGGTGCAGAAGACCGCCCAGATACCCATTACATATCCAGAACCCATAGCGATGAAAAACGATGCCAGGTCATTTAAATCACCATGGTGTTCTGGAGTAGATGGAATTGGCTCTGGTTGCGGACATTTACGCGAGATAGGTGGACTGCAGAGGCCTGGGTTGCCAACATAAATATATTCTGGGTCCTCAAGTGTCCGCAGTTGATCTCCTGATGGCACCTCTCCTGTCAGGTTGTTATATGACAGGTTCAAGCGGCTTAATGATGTAAGAGCCGACAAGCTTGCAGGGATTTCACCAGACAGCCTATTGTGCGATAGGTCCAGCGACTCCACTTGCGCCAAGGCGCCAATATTTTCCGGAATTTTTCCACTGAAGATGTTCCATGATAGGTTCAGGCTCTTCAATTCAACAAGCGCGCTGATATCTTTGGGAATATCACCAATAAGATTATTACATGATAAATCAAGGTTCACCATGTATATGACCTCTCCTGTATATAATCTCTCTTGACCCTTTGTGACAACCGTGAAATTCTCGGTATAGGTGACCAATTCATTAGGGCCATGCTCCCATTCATCATTGAAGCCAAAAGCACGATTTAatgcatcaccaccatcatcataaTTATCTCTTGTTGCTATCATCCCTTTGCAGTTAACAATAGATTTTGGTATGTTACCAGTTATATTATTGTAGGCAAGGTCCAAATACTGAAGCTTGACTAGCTTCGTCAGCTCCTCTGGAATGTGACCACAGAACATGTTTGATCGTAGTCGTAAGAAAGCCAACTGTGGCAATTTCTCCTGAATCCATGTTGGCAAAGTTCCAACGAAATGGTTGTGTGCAAGATCAAGAAAGACGAGTTCTTGGCAGTGTTGGAGAAATGAAGGAAATTCACCGGAGAGATTGTTGTTTCTTAAGCTTAGATTAAGAATACTCATACTGGTCATGTTTGTTGTGGATGTATTAGTAGAGCAATCAGGAATTGGTCCATTTAGCTTATTCCCGGAGATATCCACTAGTATTAGTGATCTCATTTTGCAAAATGAAGAGGGAATGGTGCCAGATATGGAGTTATCAAATAAAACTAGTTTCATTAGATTCGGCGTTCCAAAATCTAATGGTAGTGGTCCATCTAATTTATTTCTACTAAGATCCAAGTCACTTAGACTAATGGGAAGCTTAGGTATTGTGCCATTGAACTGGTTAGAACCAAGATCAATTGCGGTTGCTCCCATAAATTCTATTGTAGATGGAAGAGAACCACTAATTTTGTTATGTCCCATTTTTAGAGTGTACAATGTAGAAGCTGTTATCCAAAACCAATCTGGAACCGTGTCAGATATGCTCATGTTTGAGATATCAAGATTGTCTAGACTAGTTAGCCATCGAAGCCACGGTGGAAATTTAGGCCCGAGAAGGCATGACCGAAGTTCAATATTTGTTAGACTTGAAGGAGGAACCCATGTCGAATTCACTGTCAGGGTTAAGGAATTATCAGAGAGCCACAACCACTCCAAGCTTTCTAGTCCTGATAAATGACCTTCATGTATGAAACCATCCAAGTTGTTGTAGCCCAGGTCTAGGTAAGTTATCTTTGTGAGCTCTCCTATCCAGAGTGGCATAGGACCAATGAGCTTGTTACGACTGATATCAAGGTAGATCAAATTGTTTAACGGTTCTAGTTTGGTTGGTAGTCTCCCTGTCAAGTTGCTGGAAGCTAGAGACAAGTATGTCAACTTAATCCATGAACAACTAGGCAAACGCTGGAAGAATTTTGTTATACTTCCATTGATGTTGGTTTCATGTACAAAGAACTCTTCCAAGCTACATATGTTCTTCAGGTTTGATGGTATCATGCCAACTAGGTTATTCGATGATAAATCAAACTTTACTATGGAAGTCATATTACCAATCTCGTCCGGAAATTGGCCATAGAAACCATTCGATGAGATATATAGATACTTGAGGCTAGTCAAATCCCAAAACCAGTTGCGTGCGATATGTGTATGGAAGCCATTGGCGGAAAGGTCTAGGGTTTCGAGAAAAGTCAGATTTGAAAGCTGAAGTGAAGCAGAGCTAGTTCTAAGATTGCAATTGATAAGATGAAGAACCTTTAGAGATGGAAGCATGTTCACCACCGGAAGCCAGTGAACAATTGCACTGAGGTTCGTGCCGCTCAGGTCCAGGTGCACAAGGGAAGTTAACTGTGACAACCAGGTGATATCCATAGAGTATGTGCCATTGAAATATTCCGAGTTGAGATTTAAGTATTGTAAGTTGGAGAGATTACCCAGCTGCGGTGGTATCCTTCCTATGAAGCTTAAACTCGATAGGTCGATGTATCTCAACTTGTGGAGAGAGCCCAAGAACTCCGGCACTTGCACCCCATAGAACCCATTGCAGCTAAGATCAAGATACTGTAGATGTCGTAGACCAAGCAAAGAGGAGCTGATGTTGCCTCCTAGCACTTGCGTCCACGCATCGCTGTTGGGGTCACAACCATGGCCCTGGAGATCGAGCTTGACGACATGGCTGTTTCTGGTGCTGCAGTGGACGCCCTTCCATTTGCAACACTCATCACCCTTCCATGATGAAAGGAGGTATGCAGGGTCGGAGAGGCCTGCTTTGAAGCCGAGAAGCGCGGACCTCTCACTAGCGGTACAGCTTGTGACCGTATGGTTTGGATGTATGTGAGAAGATGGCTGTACAAAGCTCTTGCCTATGGTGAACAAGAGAAGTGCACCAAATATCACTATGTGGATGGAGAGTAGAACCTTGTCCATTGGTGCTTTTGCAATGGATCTATGTTCTTCCTGCTATACGATGCAAACTCCGTTTCTTTAAGTATAGTGTAACTGAGATTCCTGCGACACTGACCTGACAGAAATGTGACTAcccctggagaagaaatttgaaccggtgaaaAGGACACTGGTGGCCGTTCTAGATTGTATTCTGTTCACATGGTCACGAAGTTGCCTTTCTTTTTCTTGGAGTACTGATTGATGGAAGTAATGAGCGCAACAGCATGCTTCTTCTGTTCGGAGAGTACCGTTGATATGGTTTCCAATATGCATATTAGATCACTATTTTTTTAGGTATTTAAGTAGAAGTTTTTATATTCTATATTCATGACAAACTTGCTAATATATGTTTCATCTTGTCAATCTAATTTGTCTGTGCATATTAGTATATAGTCACATTTAGAAAAGCTCAACTGCATAGTAACATAGGAGTAGTTTGTATCTTTTAGTTTTTCATATTATGCAAGTAGGTCTGCAGATTAGTACCGACTATCGAGCACAGGAATGACGACATGGATCTGATGACTTGGAATTCCAAACGACCGAGACATCAATTAATTGACTCAAAATGATGGTAAGGTGTCACCAAAAGTGCCTTGACAGATGCGTCGCTTTCGTCCCCTTCTATTCTTCCCATGCACCGCACCATACCAACAAAGGCAGAATTTGTTTGTTTGAAAGCGTCTGAACCCTTGGTATTAGTTGTTTCTCTGGTAAATAAATTGTGTCTGAACGCAGCATGTCTGAACCCTGAGCATTATTTGTTTCTCCGCTGAGCGAATTGTGTCTGGACGCAGAAAGTGAAAGCATCAAATTGAGTGATTCAGATCAATTCTTGCATTGTACGCCTGTAAGTTCGGCCATTGTGGCTTGTTGGTTGGGGGTAATTCCTATCTATTAGTATAGTCAAGTTAGAAAAGCTTGACCGCATACTGACATAGTTGGTGTCTTCTAATTTTTCAGAATATCCAAGCATACTGATAGAAGGACTAACGAGTACAGGGGAACGATGACTTGACTTCCAAACGATTGAGGCATGAATTGACTCAAATGGATGGAAAGGTGACACCGTAAGCGCGTTGCCAACTGCGTCATTCTCACCTTCGTCGGTTCTTCCCGTGCACCGCACAGTACCCGATGAGGTGAAATTGGTTTGTCTGAAAACGTCTGAACCCGGGACGACGACTTTGGTCAGATGACTTGGAATTCCAGGCGATTGAGGCATCAATTGACTCAAATGGATGGTAAGGTGTCACGGAAAGCGCCTTCCAGATGCGTCGTTTTCGCCCCGGCCCGCGCACGGCACCGTATGCGACAAGGCAAAATTGGTTTGTGTGAAAACTTGTGAACCCCGAGCATTGTTTGTTCCTCTTGTGAATATAAATTATGTCTGAACGCAGCAAGTGAAAGCATCAAGTTGAGTGATGCAGACCAATTCTTCTGCCTGTGATGGATCTACAAGTCCAGTGTCATGGCCGTCTCCTCTGAAACAAAAGCGGTATTCCGCCTGTGCGAAAACTGAAAGGAAAGTTTGAACCCTGTCAGTCATCTGGACTGGACTGTGTGTAGAAATCAGGGTTCAGAATAAAATCCTATCGTGTAATATTACTTGTGTTCGGCACCCTGTAATATCAGGGTTCAGAATAAAATGGTCAGAACAAATTCTGGCTGTGTGCAATCCTACCTGAACAGACAAGCTGCATTTGCATTCAGGCAATGTTCATTGAATTGAGTTATCGAGGTGATACAGTCGCATCAAAAGAacgcccggcctctgcataaccagatgcacacagccaacaaatCCAAGGTCCGATAAAACAACAAAAAGAAACAGATGCATGGCTTGGAATTCCAAATGATTGAGACATCTAAATCTAAAATCTGAAAAGATTGAAAAATAGACACGGCAATATTGAGTATAGTGTTCTTAGCTCTTTTGCTGATGGTGGATCATATT is drawn from Triticum dicoccoides isolate Atlit2015 ecotype Zavitan chromosome 4A, WEW_v2.0, whole genome shotgun sequence and contains these coding sequences:
- the LOC119287272 gene encoding uncharacterized protein LOC119287272, producing the protein MEKDTAAAATRVCRRCKAKYSPSGNTPQSCRFHPSYFVCRRHDDQKRYYELKEGDPPYAAKFYDCCGAEDPATAGCATGFHLSYDDPE
- the LOC119287271 gene encoding receptor-like protein EIX2, whose amino-acid sequence is MDKVLLSIHIVIFGALLLFTIGKSFVQPSSHIHPNHTVTSCTASERSALLGFKAGLSDPAYLLSSWKGDECCKWKGVHCSTRNSHVVKLDLQGHGCDPNSDAWTQVLGGNISSSLLGLRHLQYLDLSCNGFYGVQVPEFLGSLHKLRYIDLSSLSFIGRIPPQLGNLSNLQYLNLNSEYFNGTYSMDITWLSQLTSLVHLDLSGTNLSAIVHWLPVVNMLPSLKVLHLINCNLRTSSASLQLSNLTFLETLDLSANGFHTHIARNWFWDLTSLKYLYISSNGFYGQFPDEIGNMTSIVKFDLSSNNLVGMIPSNLKNICSLEEFFVHETNINGSITKFFQRLPSCSWIKLTYLSLASSNLTGRLPTKLEPLNNLIYLDISRNKLIGPMPLWIGELTKITYLDLGYNNLDGFIHEGHLSGLESLEWLWLSDNSLTLTVNSTWVPPSSLTNIELRSCLLGPKFPPWLRWLTSLDNLDISNMSISDTVPDWFWITASTLYTLKMGHNKISGSLPSTIEFMGATAIDLGSNQFNGTIPKLPISLSDLDLSRNKLDGPLPLDFGTPNLMKLVLFDNSISGTIPSSFCKMRSLILVDISGNKLNGPIPDCSTNTSTTNMTSMSILNLSLRNNNLSGEFPSFLQHCQELVFLDLAHNHFVGTLPTWIQEKLPQLAFLRLRSNMFCGHIPEELTKLVKLQYLDLAYNNITGNIPKSIVNCKGMIATRDNYDDGGDALNRAFGFNDEWEHGPNELVTYTENFTVVTKGQERLYTGEVIYMVNLDLSCNNLIGDIPKDISALVELKSLNLSWNIFSGKIPENIGALAQVESLDLSHNRLSGEIPASLSALTSLSRLNLSYNNLTGEVPSGDQLRTLEDPEYIYVGNPGLCSPPISRKCPQPEPIPSTPEHHGDLNDLASFFIAMGSGYVMGIWAVFCTFLFKRKWTVYWYSVCDSLYDRVYVQVVLTWASWTREKGAEAETTH